The Erinaceus europaeus chromosome 4, mEriEur2.1, whole genome shotgun sequence genomic sequence tttttcccttaaaagtggggaccagggagttgaacccaggACTCTGCACACTGGAATGTGCGTGTTTAATAAGgcgtgccactgcttggccccatgcTTGTAGTTTCTAAGCATCATTTTCCTCattttcaaaaagagagagaaaaatcacagtGAATTCCCAGGGTTTGTTTCCACTGTAgctcagtacttttttttttttgcctccagggttattgctggtgctcagtgcctgcactacaaatccactgctcctggaggccattttttccccatttttgttgcccttgttgttattgctatcattgttgttggacatgacagagagaaatggagagagatggggaagacagagaaggagagagaaagacagacatctacagacctacttcaccgcttgtgaagccaatcccctacaggtggggagccgcgggctcgaaccgggatgcttacaacGGTCTCTGCGATTTGCAccctatgtgcttaacccgctgcgctaccgctcgacccccacTCAGCACTCTTATAATGGCAAAAGATACTTAATCCTGGCAGGgatatgggggttgggtggggggatgAATAAACAAGCCAGCCACTTACCTGCAAGAAGTCAGTCATGCCCTGGAGAAATGCAGGGACACCAGGCATAGCAACAGTGATGGTGGGAGAAGCCATGCCAGGCCCTCCGGTCCCTGGTCCTGCAGGCCCAAGCAGGTTCCCTAGGAGCTGAGAGAACTGAAGATCGGTGGCAGGAGGTTGGGGAGGTGGAGGCTGGGCCGGTCCCCCAGGGGCAGGACCAGCTGTGGTAGCTGTATTGGTGGTGCCAGCACTGGCTGAAGCAGTTGCAGGGGCTGGAGGTGGAGTCATTCCTGGGGTGCCCTGAGCTGTAAGGACCAAAAGAAGACAGTTGAAATCTGAATAAAAACaatagtggtctggaaggtggcacagtgggtagtgtactggattctcaactatgaggtcccaagttcaatcccctgcagcacatgtaccagagtgatgtctcgttctttctctctcttcctacctttctcatgaataaataagttctttaaaaaaaaaacaaaaactggcctgggaagtggcgcagtgataaagcatgaggttctgagttcgatccccggcagcacatgtgtcagagtaatgtttggttccttctctctcctcccatctttcttattaataaataaataaacaaaatcttaaaaaaaaaaaagaaagaaagaaagaaaaagaaaactgggcagagggtagatagcataatggttatgcaaagagactgtcatgcctgaggctccaaagtcccaggttcaatgccccacaccaccataagccagagctgaacagtgttctggtaaaaaaaaaaaaaagaaaaaagaaagaaaaaagaaaactattggcgcaaagcataaggacaggaccggcaaaaggatcccagttctagcccccaactccccacctgcaggagagttgcttcacaggcggtgaagcaggtctgcaggtgtctatctttctctccctgtcttcccctccactctccatttctctctgtcctatctaacaacgacaacatcaataataataactacaataacaataaaaaacaagggcaacaaaacagaaaataaataaatataataaaaaattaaaaagaaggactCACCTACAAGAACAGGTTGCATAAGAAGCTGCCCCACAAGACCGCTCACCATCTGGGCCAAAGAGGCATTGGTACCCAGTCCAGCTCCCTGCTAAGGGGCAAGAAGGAAAGGTTTCTAGCTCTGTTCTTTCAATGTCTCAACATAGAATTTTCTCCCCAGATTCTTCTCCCACTTTAATTCCCTTACCCTTAACTCACCAGAGATCCTGAGACTGGGGGACCCCCAGGATGGGATGGTCGAGCCTGTGGAGGGGTAGGTCGTGCAATCACTACGCGAGTTGGAGCTGTTGGAAAACCTGGCATCTGCTGTCCTGTGGGTggcagagaagagacacacagagggcTGGGAAATGGGCCCTTGCCTGCCAGTTGATAGTACCCGCCACCATGGACCATGACCCGCCTCCCAGGCCTCCCCTTCCAGGTCATTACCTGCGGCCGCGGAGGCAACAGCTGCCACCATGGCCTGATGAGTGATCTGGTGGGCGACGGCGTGCATGAACTcagggggcagggagggcagcTGGATGAGGGTGGAGCCTGGGGGGCGGGTCTGATGTAACCTTGAACCTGGACCCCCTTCAACCCACCCACTTGGCCCTACCCCTTCTCTACCAAGAGCTCAGCCTGCTCTGATGCCCTTACTCTTACCCAGGGTCTGGCCATGACCAGGGGGTCCCAGGGGGCCAGTGGGAGCACTCGGAACTCCACCAGGCTGTGTGCCAGAAtctgggcagggagacagagaaagtggcCCTGAGATAGGCAAAGCCAAGACCTAACTGTATCCCTCTGAGACCTATGTCCTTCAGATTCTCCTCCCCCACCACAAAGCATGCGTCTTTCTTGCCATTCAGACAGGGAGGAAGTGCACTTTCGCCACACGAACAAAGCTCCAAGGACAAAGCAGTCCCTCCCCACACAAGCCAACTAAAGCTTCTGCTGTTTTTTCCTCTGCTGCCACTGTCAGCCATTGTTTTccttccccacccctgctcccacacACCTTGGCACTAACCACACCTGCACTGCTCTTTTCTGTCAGTGAGCAATCCTAACTCACCTTGAATATTCATGTGCATCATGACCACAGGTTCCACACTCTGGTGGGAAATTCGGATGACCCTTGGGTGGCTGGcagttgggggtggggctggaccAGGTGGGGGGACCCCCTCAGTTGAGGACTCAACAGTAGTGGAAGAAGGAGCCAGTGATGAGGCTTGCCCAGGACCTGGGGGAGGTGCCTCTGCAGTGGAAGTTGGGGGGGCCCGGGTTCCATTCCCTGTCATGGTCACAGTGGTCCCCacatttatctggaaaaaaacagATAAGGTAAAAGTGAGAAAAACACAAGAATCCAACCCAGAGTACCACTTagtatattcctttttaaaaaaattctctcatTAATGACAGAATAAGCGGATCACTCCAGCATCTGTGCTGTCAGGGATAACACTCAAGACCCAACATttccaagtcctgtgctccaccaccaccttaccacctccccagctgctTGATACATTTTCCAAAGCCTCCCCACAACCTTTACCACTATTTCCCCAAAGTCTTCCCCATTCTATCCTCCTTCAAACCAGATAACTACTTGGGATTATTCCACAAACAGCCCCTGATCCTCCCTACCCACCTGGATGGGAATGGCTGCCTGCTGGAGCACCATGGGGGTGGTGTAGTGAGACATGGGTCGGACCACATGTAAATGTCGTGGGGGAGCACAAGCCAGATTGCAGCGCAGGTCAGACAGTGCAACAAAGGTATTGCCCAGCAGTCGAAGGCTCTCCCCAACCAAGCTGATCAAGCGCTGGTCCTCTTCGCGGCTTTCTTGCTATACCCAAGACCAAAtgaagaaaggtaaaaaaaaaaaaatggccagagcAGTCCCAAAAAGTAATACCTTTTGAGAAATACCTCTTACTATAAACATTCAGCAATATCCTGAGGTTAGAcctaatctttaaaaatagattcTACTGGGCAGAGggcggagagtagatagcataatggttatgcaaacagactctcatgcctgaggctccaaagtccctggttcaatcccctacaccactgtaacaccataagccagagttgaacagtgctctggttaaaaaaaaaaaaaaaaaaaggttctaccatatataggtttttgttttttaccacagcacgGCTCAACTGTGGCTTAGGGTGCTGTaagagatagaacctgggactttggaccctcaggcatgagagtctctttgcataaccattatgctatcctctaCTCTGCAGTTTCCTGTTCAAAGCAGACCCTACAGTGAACCAGTAGGTCAACTCCTAATGAATTATTTCACTTTCTAAACAACTCACTTAATGGACTTAAAAGTGCAATGTCAGTAGAGAACACAAAGATTTATCACTTTCCCTATAAGGGAGAAAAAGGTCATTAAGaagtccaggaaaaaaaaaaatgactatgcTATAGATAACATCTGaagggcttggggggggggggtgcaaggGTCATATGTATTTTAGCCtatgtgggaggtgggggtgagggcgctcacattgttgttgtagtcagtGGTAGCAGCAGCACCCAAAACTTCATAGTAGCGCTGTAGGAAGGGCTGGAGGCGATTCTCAAGTCGTTGTAGTTCCTGAAGCACCTCTACATACTCTGCAGGGGAAGGATGGCTGTGGACAAGCCCAAGAGGTAGTGAATTAAGGTTTTCCTCAGATTTCCTACATCCTAGCAAGAAAGTACCAAGTttgctttatctctctcctaGCCTCTcagatgttttatatatatattataccctCCCTACCACACAATCCTATAATTCTGTACCTAAGGGGGGGGGGTACTTAGAGAAAAGCTTcagggtggtctgggaagtggtgcagtagagaCACTGTACTCTCAGGCACAAGGTCCCGAGTTCGGtacctggaagcacatgtaccagagtgatgtctgattctttctcttctcctcctgtctttcttattaataagtaaaatcttaaaaaaaaaaaaaaaaaaaccttcaggaagCACTAAATTTCCCTACCCCAGGCTCAGTTGATGACTAACCTCATTTCTCTTAATTCAGAGCCAGTAAGACCTCAAAACAATTCCTCTCCCACCATCTTTCCTGGTTCCCATACTCCATTGAGGATTCACAATCACTCTCCCTGAAGGTTCCCTTCATCTCTCACTTGGGTGCATTTGTCTCTGGGGCAGTTGTTGGGCCTGCTGGCGCTGGACCAGGAGGAGTGAACTCGGGGTTCTGAGCTGGAGCACGTTCCTCCACATCTTCTGCCTCCATAGGCTCCCGGGGAGGCACTTCACTTTCGACTGGTTCTGATGTTTGAGAGCTCAGGGCTACTGGCTCTGGGGCCACAGTTGGGGTTTGTGCAGATGGTTGACCATGTTGTACTTGGGTCCCCCCTCGACACTAAaagtggaaagaaagacaggatacCAAAGGCAACATGAGACTGCTGCAAAGCATTACTCAGATCAAAGGAGGAAGACCAAGTGAAAATTGAGCAGAGAAAATGTGCTAACTAGGCTCCCTCAAAGGCATGGTTCTACAATCATATCTTTGACTTCCTAGCAACCAATATTAAGAAAATGTAAATTAGATTTGTAATAAATATCTATAATACTTCTAAGTAAACTGATAAAAAGGAgattatggtggtctgggaggtggcgcagtaggtaaagctttgaactcttaagcatgaggtcccgagttcaatccccagcagcacatgtaccagagtgatgtctggttctctctctcctatcatctcatgaataaataaataaaatcttaaaaaaaaaaaaggagattgtGGTTTCCTAACCTCCATAAGAAACATtcataggggggtcgggcggtggcgcaaagcgtagggaatggcttaaggatcccagttggagccccaggctccccacctgagaggagtcacttcacaggcggtgaagcaggtctgcaggtgtctatcattctctccccctctctgtcttctcctcctctctccatttctctctgtcctatccaacaacgaacaatatcgacaatggcaataataataaccacaacgaggctacaacaacaagggcaacaaaaagggggaaaaaaatggcctccaggagcagtggattcatggtgcaggcaccgagcccagcaataaccctggagaggaaaaaaaaaaaaaaagaaacactcatAAGCTGCAGCTGCACAACAATGAGTAAAATTAGGACATAACAGAATCAAATATGATGATTAAAGAGTTTAAAAGTAGaatattcatctttttaaaaaatgtcatttgggggtcgggcggtggcgcagtgggttaagcgcacgtggcgcaaagcgcagggaccggtgtaaggatcccggttcgagcccccggctccccacctgcaggggagtcacttcacaggcggtgaagcaggtctgcaggtgtctttctctccccctctctttctgtcttcccctcctttctccatttctctctgtcctatccaacaacaaagcaacgtcaacgatggcaataataaccgcaacgaggctgcaacaactagggcaacaaaaagggggaaaaatggcctccaggagcagtggattcatggtgcaggcaccgagccaagcaataaccccggaggaaaaaaaaaaagtcatttaagaGTTATCTGATTAGTCTGAAACAAACTTCCCAGATATTAGGAACTAGGTGAACTAACAGGACAAGATGGCCTTACAAAGTTACTTTTTCTGTTCAAAAGAACAAAGACTGCAAAGAGACCAACCAGATTAGGAGAGCAGAATGCAGTGGATGTGGCCAGTCATGTCCTCACTCCCACGACTAAGGGAAGACAAGTacaaagagagacaaacagaaatatcCCAGCCACCCTGCCCACTTACTTCCATCCGGGATAGTAAAGTCTGTATATCCCTGATCATGTGCTGAGCCATCACCAGCCTTACTCGGGGTTCACTCTACAATAAGAAGGGAAGAACAAAGTGGGTTTGAAAAGAAGTCACAAACTTCACCACCTACTAAAATCAGTTGTCACCTCTTCAGTCAGGTCCACCATCACCCACCTCACGGCCTCCTTCTCCCAGATCCCCTTCCCTGACCCTCCCAGGCCCTATGATACCTGAATTGGGGCCTGTTCCATGTTGATGTGAACATCCACAGCAGAGCCGTCACTCTGGGGAAAGGGTAAGGGAAGTTGTTCTGGGAGAAGCCAAATTCTACGACCCCCATGCATCTAACTCATTCTCtgcaacccaagtccttgtgtccTCAAAGACTAAACTCATTGTCAGACTACAAAGCCTTCCAAACAAATTCTAAAGACTCAGAGATATGTCTAATGAGCTTCCCGCTACTACCACAACCAAAACAAAGCTTCCCCACAACCCTCCTGCCACATGGAACACAAGCTTACAGGAAGATTGAAGGTCCCAACCATGACATAGCTGTTGGCATTCCGGTCATGAACAGAGGCCCCAGGTCCCCGAGTACCAGATGGGGGTCCTCCACCATGGGTGGCTGAGGCAGACCCTGTCCCAGAAGATGCCCCAGAAGGGAGTTGAGTCTGAGGAGGAGCCCGTTCCACCAGATGGATAACCTTTCCCCcaacatctgcaggggggaaaaaagataaacaccaaTACAACGTATCAAGTATATCTGCACACTCAGGACTGTACCCACACCTCAGAACTGCTTCCCATGCACCCTTACTGTATTCCTGGAGCTTCTTATCATCCTGCAAAACTCGTCCCTGATAGATGAGTCTTTGTTTCTCAGAGGGGATGCTGACAGAAGCAGCAATATGTTCCTTAAACTCCTTTACATTCATCTGCcaaggaaaaaagttaaaaatgagaATCACGGAagcaagagaaaagacagaagaggGACTGTTGTCTTTTCTCAAATTCATAAGGACAAACATACCCCAACACAAAATCACTACTTATCTGCATAAAGACCTGAACTCAAACAATACCTATCAAAATGCAGACAATAAACACAAAAAAGCTGAAGTTACAGGCTTAGAAAAAATTTCATACATGGCTAAAAAACATAAAAGTCAATTGACATTCACATCTTTCTAGCCTCCACCTAGCTACCAAGGGAATGTGTCCTTAAAAAAAGTGACCCTTTCCCAAACACAAAATGATCCAACTTTGtaatctcaaaaataaaagtagtagggcgggggagatagcataatggttatgcaaacagactctcatgcctgaggctcctaagtcccaggttcagtcccccgcaccaccacaagccagagctgagcagtgctctggtgtttctctctgtgtttttctctgcacctctctcaaaaataaaatattttttaaaaaatatataaaagtagtgaaaaagattaaagaaacagggtgggtgggggtagataacacagttgttatacaaagagactgtcatgcctgaggctccgaaattccaggttcaatcccccataccaccataaaccagagctgagcagtgctttggtgtttctgtgtctttctttctctgcatctctctcaaaaataaataaaatactttaaaaaaaaaaaaaagaaagaaagaaaaaaagggggtaagAACATTAAGACCCAACTGAAAGAGAAAACAGCAACAACCAAAATCatttctttttggcctccagggctactgctggggcttggtgcctgcactacaaatccactgctcctggaggccattttttccattttgttgtccttgttgcttgttgttgttgtcatgtcgttgttggataggacagagagaaatggagagaggtggggaagacagagagggggcgagatagacacctgcttcaccacttgtgaagtgactcccctgcaggtggggagtgcgtggctccaactaggatccttattctgatccttgtgctttgcaccatgtgtgcttaacccactatgctagtgccccgcccccccccaataATATTTTTAACCCAAACTAGACAACTAATTCTTAGGAAAAGTGGTGGATTATCTTTGTATATCTAGTCACAAAAacctatggttttcttaaatcCATATATCACTagaaagatagctcatttggatagtacaACTGTTTTCTGCCATGCACAAATCCTAGGTCTGAACCTGGCCCCCATTGCACAGGAGGAAGATCTGGCGTTGTGGTGTCTATtcatctttccatctgaaaaggtcaacttggagcagtgaagtcctagtgACAATACCCCCCGCCCCAGTACCCCCCTCATGGGGGAAAAACTGAAGCTGGGTAGATGGCTCAACTAGTAGAGCatggaacttgcatgcctgaggctcctgataCAATATATAGTTCCCTAAAAcctcatgtatcagagtgatgctctggcttctcttgatCTCACTCTGTGTTTCACGGTTAACAGTCTCTCATAtgtataaagataaaataaatcgggagtagggcagtagcgcagcaggttaagcagaggtggcataaagcccccggctccccacctgcagggggggttgcttcacaggtggtgaagaaggtcttcaggtgtctttctctccccctctctgtcttcccctcctttctccatctctctgtcctatccaacaacgatcgacatcagtaacaacagtagtaactacaataataaaacaagggcaagaaaagagaataaatctttaaagagcaagggaaataccataatggttatgaaaaaagatgcTTGAGGCACTAAAAGtctctcaatccccagcaccaccacaagccagagctgagtactgctctggagaaaacacacacacacaacaaaaataattaactagtagtaagtaaataaaaccatatAATATCATATTTTGAAGACCAAGGAAGAAACTCctcagttttcaaaaaaaaaaaaaaagtattagtgggagagaggtgggagaaaaAAACACACCATCACTCTTGCTTACAGGCAAtgctcaggaccccatgctttcgGTCTAACAgtttatccactgagtcacctctggGTCACAATCCTTATAGTTTTTTCTCAAAGTATAACAGGAATAATGAcataaatgagggagtcgggtggtagtgcagcaggttaagtgcagtgggttaagtgcaggtggcacaaagcccaaggacaggtgtaaggatcccggctccaggccccgggtccccacctgcaggggagtcacttcacaagtggtgaagcaagtctgcaggtgtctatcttttcctccccctgtcttccccttctccatttctctctgtcttatccaacaacaatgacatcactaacaacaattaactacaacaattttaaaaaaatgacataaatgaGTCTACAACATGAAGTTCAAAAGAGTTTAATTAAGTCACTATCAACAAAGATGAAATACCTTATCAAGTGGAAATGCACCCACATAATAACAAAAATGCTATATATCAATactatggggtgggggtagacagaataatttttttttaatacttatttattagattgaaacagccagaaatcaagatggatggctttcccccttgcaggtgaggactgagggcccaaaccattgtaacatgagcaatccggccaggtatgccaccacctgacccctagatagtataatggttatgttaacagactctcatgcctgaggcttccaggtcccaagttcaatcccctgcaccatcatatgccagagctgagcactgctctggtataaacaaacaaaaactatgtgTTTACactgctgtttttgttttgccatgtgtgcaacccaagttcaatccccagtaacaccagagcaaaacagtgctctggttaaaaacaacaacaataaaaaacactgtCTATGAGAAGATAGGGTAATTCAGTAGTTCCTAACATGCAAGTAGAATCAAATTCAAGGTGCTACCTACCTATGAGACCCAAACCAATCTAGATGTAAGAAAAGGCAAAtaatgagacaaaaaaaaaaagcaaacaggtgggtggggagaatacaggtccatgaaggatgataaatgacatagtgggggttgtattgttaaatgggaaactggggaatgttatgcatgtacaaactattgtatttactgttgaatgtaaaacaattccccaataaagaaagaaatttaaaaaaaaaaaaaaacagaaaacctcaagttgtgtgtgtgttttttgttattatcattattattattttatggtggtgctggggcctgaatCTAAGGTCTTTGATGCCAccggcataaaagtcttttttcataatcattgttATTTTCCCCAGCCCCTTCATAATTTTTGtataggggaaagggagataataATGCAGCACTGACGAGCTGGACTTACATCTGAGATGTCCCAGATTAAATCCCTCCTGGCACAATCAATAGCCAGGCCTAGGCAGTGATCTAGTTCAAGAAAACTAAGTAATAAGCAAAACAGACTGGGAAGTAGTACCATACTTGCAGTACTGAGGTGCTTAGTTTGCTTCCCAGTAGTGCATATGTgaaagtgaagctctggttctctctcattaataattatgtttttttaagttttttttgtgtaggtaaacatctttttttttttggctctagtTTTTAATCTTCCTTTCAGCAATGAGATGGTGAAATACAGATGAAGGAAAAGCACAGAGCTCTTGCAAGACTCAGCACAATCAAAATAtaagttttaattaattttcataaGGCTGACCCAAAACCTCTCCAAATCCATCATCTTGCTGCCCAATTTTATTTCAAATCAGACACATTTGTAATTCCAATCATCATTCTATTAGAACTCTATCTGCATTATGGGCTCTGACTTCTAGTGTTTAAAAGCACAACATACAGCACCCACTAGAAATACACTTCAGAGGTTTAGaagttataaatataaaattgccTTTTGCAATAAAAACACAGCTTAGATAAacctagtcatttttttttaattctaacacATTTGAATTTGGAGTCTGTGTGTTGTTTCCCTTCCCAAACACAGGAGTCATTTCTGTCCCTACTAGCTGGTCATAATGGCATACAGATTCCTCCTCCTTCCTATTTCCCTGAGTTTTTCTGCGGTAAAGAAAAGCAGTACAAAGTCGACCTCACTTAACAGGAATCATACCATCTTACCTAACAAGAAACCTCATTAAATGTTCTATCCTGAATATGAACAAGTCAATAAAAGAACAGAGGAGCAGAAAACCAAGCTTCTCTGGCTACGAGAGGAAAAGTTAATAAAGTATTGGGTTCTCACCTGGGCCCCCACAATAAATGTCCGAGTTTGTGAGTCCAGGGTCTTCACCAACACTTCCAGGCTGTCAGGCTCCTCCATAGCGGTACTGCTACTATCACTGGGCTCCATGGCCGACAGCGCtctaaagaagaaggagggaggccGCTGTCGCCCAGATTTCATATACCCGGAAACCTCCGGGCTTGAGTCTCCGCCCCAATACCTAAAGAgtttctcccacacacacacacactcacgcccGCCCCCATCCCCCTTTCCGATTCCggggcacagagagaaacacaaaggGCAAGGAGCTCGAAGGCACAGGGACTGGAGGacggggaggtgggaggggttcCACCATGCCAATCACAGTAAGGGAGGAGGGCCAGTCGGGCTAGGAAACTGGGAAGGGAAGAAGCAGGAGACCACTAGCATCACCGGTCGCATAGAACGAGCGACCGGCCCCAGAAATCCGCAAACCCTGGAAAAACGCCAGAGTAAGGGTCGCGCCAGACTCTGCGGAGAGTGGTTTCGCGCACGCGCGCCACGCCACGCCCATCCAACCCTCCTAAGTCACGGCTGACCCGAGATGACGGTCACTCACTGAGGGTCAGACCCGCTAGCTGACTGCCCCACTTCCTCCTTTCCTCGTTGCTCCAGCACGGCGGCGCAACCAACACATCAAACACaggcgcgcgcgcacgcgcggaCACACACACGAGCGAGCGcgcgcacacacaaacacacacacactccccaccacTCAGCTGCTCCGCCCCGTCTTCCCCACGGTACCGTCACTTCCGGTCTCCCCCAACCTACCACCGATGGCCACTTCCGTTTCCCCGGTTGTATTTGGGGATTGCGAGGCGGTACTTCCGGATCCCCCCCAGGTCCCCAAGCTTTACTTTCGTGGGGAACGACGAGAAAGCTTGCAGCCCCAGTGATTTTCTGGGGGTGAAACAGGCCGGGGTCGGCCTAGATGGGAGGGAGCCGAGCACCCCGAACAGCCGCCACCGCCGTCGCCCGGGGGACCGTACTGCGCCTGCGTACTTCGCATTACGCATGCGTAGACACTTAAGCACCGCCCACGTCCGCTGGCATTTCTGAGTCCCCTGGAGCGCGCGCTTAAGCAATA encodes the following:
- the BAG6 gene encoding large proline-rich protein BAG6 isoform X7; the encoded protein is MEPSDSSSTAMEEPDSLEVLVKTLDSQTRTFIVGAQMNVKEFKEHIAASVSIPSEKQRLIYQGRVLQDDKKLQEYNVGGKVIHLVERAPPQTQLPSGASSGTGSASATHGGGPPSGTRGPGASVHDRNANSYVMVGTFNLPSDGSAVDVHINMEQAPIQSEPRVRLVMAQHMIRDIQTLLSRMECRGGTQVQHGQPSAQTPTVAPEPVALSSQTSEPVESEVPPREPMEAEDVEERAPAQNPEFTPPGPAPAGPTTAPETNAPNHPSPAEYVEVLQELQRLENRLQPFLQRYYEVLGAAATTDYNNNQESREEDQRLISLVGESLRLLGNTFVALSDLRCNLACAPPRHLHVVRPMSHYTTPMVLQQAAIPIQINVGTTVTMTGNGTRAPPTSTAEAPPPGPGQASSLAPSSTTVESSTEGVPPPGPAPPPTASHPRVIRISHQSVEPVVMMHMNIQDSGTQPGGVPSAPTGPLGPPGHGQTLGQQMPGFPTAPTRVVIARPTPPQARPSHPGGPPVSGSLQGAGLGTNASLAQMVSGLVGQLLMQPVLVAQGTPGMTPPPAPATASASAGTTNTATTAGPAPGGPAQPPPPQPPATDLQFSQLLGNLLGPAGPGTGGPGMASPTITVAMPGVPAFLQGMTDFLQATQTTPPPPPPPPPPPPAPEQQTTPAPGSPSSGTGSPGGLGPESLPLEFYTSVVQGVLSSLLGSLGARAGSSESIAAFIQRLSGSSNIFEPGADGALGFFGALLSLLCQNFSMVDVVMLLHGHFQPLQRLQPQLQSFFHQHYLGGQEPTPGNIRTATHTLITGLEEYVRESFSLVQVQPGVDIIRTNLEFLQEQFNSIAAHVLHCTDSGFGARLLELCNQGLFECLALNLHCLGGQQMELASVISGRIRRMSRGVNPSLVSWLTTMMGLRLQVVLEHMPVGPDAILRYVRRVGDPPQPLPEEPMEIQGSERTSPEPQRENASPAPGTTAEEAMSRGPPPAPEGVSRDEQDGASAETEPWAAAVPPEWVPIIQQDIQSQRKVKPQPPLSDAYLSGMPAKRRKLRADIQKRLQEDPNYSPQRFPNAHRAFADDP
- the BAG6 gene encoding large proline-rich protein BAG6 isoform X6; translation: MEPSDSSSTAMEEPDSLEVLVKTLDSQTRTFIVGAQMNVKEFKEHIAASVSIPSEKQRLIYQGRVLQDDKKLQEYNVGGKVIHLVERAPPQTQLPSGASSGTGSASATHGGGPPSGTRGPGASVHDRNANSYVMVGTFNLPSDGSAVDVHINMEQAPIQSEPRVRLVMAQHMIRDIQTLLSRMECRGGTQVQHGQPSAQTPTVAPEPVALSSQTSEPVESEVPPREPMEAEDVEERAPAQNPEFTPPGPAPAGPTTAPETNAPNHPSPAEYVEVLQELQRLENRLQPFLQRYYEVLGAAATTDYNNNQESREEDQRLISLVGESLRLLGNTFVALSDLRCNLACAPPRHLHVVRPMSHYTTPMVLQQAAIPIQINVGTTVTMTGNGTRAPPTSTAEAPPPGPGQASSLAPSSTTVESSTEGVPPPGPAPPPTASHPRVIRISHQSVEPVVMMHMNIQDSGTQPGGVPSAPTGPLGPPGHGQTLGSTLIQLPSLPPEFMHAVAHQITHQAMVAAVASAAAGQQMPGFPTAPTRVVIARPTPPQARPSHPGGPPVSGSLGAGLGTNASLAQMVSGLVGQLLMQPVLVAQGTPGMTPPPAPATASASAGTTNTATTAGPAPGGPAQPPPPQPPATDLQFSQLLGNLLGPAGPGTGGPGMASPTITVAMPGVPAFLQGMTDFLQATQTTPPPPPPPPPPPPAPEQQTTPAPGSPSSGTGSPGGLGPESLPLEFYTSVVQGVLSSLLGSLGARAGSSESIAAFIQRLSGSSNIFEPGADGALGFFGALLSLLCQNFSMVDVVMLLHGHFQPLQRLQPQLQSFFHQHYLGGQEPTPGNIRTATHTLITGLEEYVRESFSLVQVQPGVDIIRTNLEFLQEQFNSIAAHVLHCTDSGFGARLLELCNQGLFECLALNLHCLGGQQMELASVISGRIRRMSRGVNPSLVSWLTTMMGLRLQVVLEHMPVGPDAILRYVRRVGDPPQPLPEEPMEIQGSERTSPEPQRENASPAPGTTAEEAMSRGPPPAPEGVSRDEQDGASAETEPWAAAVPPEWVPIIQQDIQSQRKVKPQPPLSDAYLSGMPAKRRKLRADIQKRLQEDPNYSPQRFPNAHRAFADDP